Proteins from one Monodelphis domestica isolate mMonDom1 chromosome 6, mMonDom1.pri, whole genome shotgun sequence genomic window:
- the LOC100024582 gene encoding olfactory receptor 1019: protein MDRGNHSVVTEFIFMGITQDPQLQIIFFAVFLAVYLINVVGNVGMIILIVMDAQLHTPMYFFLCNLSLVDLGYSSAIAPRMLADFLTQHKIISFSSCATQFAFFVGFVDAECYVLAAMAYDRFVAICRPLHYSSMMSNRVCLVLTVGSYFAGLVSLVAHTSLTFSLDYCGSNIINHFFCEIPPLLALSCSDTYVSEILLFSLCGFIEFSTILIIFISYTFILVAILRISSNEGRLKAFSTCGSHLTGVTLFYGTVMFMYLRPTSTYSLDQDKWASVFYTIIIPMLNPIIYSLRNKDVKAAFKRVIIRKSQ, encoded by the coding sequence ATGGATAGAGGAAATCATTCAGTTGTGACAGAGTTTATTTTTATGGGCATCACTCAGGACCCACAGCTGCAGATTATCTTCTTTGCAGTGTTTCTTGCTGTCTACCTGATCAATGTAGTTGGCAATGTTGGCATGATTATCTTGATTGTGATGGATGCACAACTGCACACgcccatgtattttttcctttgcaaTCTCTCCCTCGTGGATCTTGGCTACTCATCTGCCATTGCCCCCCGAATGTTGGCAGACTTCCTGACCCAGCACaagatcatttccttctccagctgtgCTACACAATTTGCCTTCTTCGTTGGATTTGTGGATGCTGAATGTTATGTCTTGGCTGCCATGGCATATGATCGTTTTGTGGCTATCTGCCGCCCACTTCACTATAGCTCTATGATGTCTAACCGGGTCTGCCTAGTGCTTACAGTGGGATCCTACTTTGCTGGACTAGTAAGTTTGGTAGCCCATACTTCACTCACATTCAGTCTAGATTACTGTGGTTCTAACATCATCAACCATTTCTTCTGTGAAATCCCACCACTCCTAGCTCTCTCTTGCTCAGATACTTATGTCAGTGAAATCTTACTCTTCAGCTTGTGTGGCTTCATTGAGTTCAGTACCATCCTCATCATATTCATTTCTTATACTTTCATCCTTGTTGCCATACTCAGGATCAGCTCCAATGAAGGTCGGCTCAAGGCTTTTTCCACCTGTGGATCCCACCTCACTGGTGTCACCCTCTTCTATGGGACAGTCATGTTCATGTATCTTAGGCCAACATCCACCTACTCCTTGGACCAAGACAAATGGGCATCTGTGTTCTATACTATAATCATTCCCATGTTGAACCCTATTATTTACAGTTTGAGGAATAAGGATGTGAAAGCTGCTTTCAAAAGAGTGATCATCAGGAAATCTCagtaa